GGTTCACCAATATAAACCAATGGCAGTACACCGGAGCTGCGAAAAGTAAGAGTAGAGAAGTAGATAGGATACCCAATTTCATTCTTGGGTCTCTTGACCACAAATCCCAGATTAGTATTTGCAAGTCAAAAATCTTCAAATGGTaatcacaaatatatcattcaaggatgtgagtgtgagacatGATGCAGAACAAATACAGCTCAAAACTggttaaaaattatatcatcTTAAAACAAAACCATATCCAATACAGTTGGGAAAACCAAAAGAGCAACATAAACTAGAACTTCCAAAGTGCCAAGAGtactaacaaaacaaatatatcataAGCAAAACAAAATGATGCCCCAATTTCGATCCCAGAATAGCCAAATGAAACCATCCTAATGTCGTAATTGTGTAATGGGAAAACAGAGCAAAAGCCCTCAGTCACCCTTTTTCCTGAAAGAGCAGCCCTCGGTGAGGCGAGCACGTCCACCGGTTGGCTGGCATAACACAGTCTGGCAGTTACCGCATACCACCACAGTTTGGGAGTGGCTAAAAACAGTTGTGCTgcaataaaacaaaatcaaaatcgcACAATTTAACAAACAAATCCACACCAAAATAACAAATTCCTAAGTTCAGGGAAATCTTTTAAAATTCCCAGGATTCCTAAAAGCTAATTCACATGTTGGATAAATAATTCCTAAAAGATTCAtaggaataaaccaaacatggGTACGTCACATTTCCGGAAATCTTAGCAGATTCCTAATCAAACTAATACAGGGAATCCTAAATTCCCAGGCATAACATTAATGCAAACAAACTATTAatcaaaaataggaaaaataacaaaactacTTACATGTTGAAACAGCCTTGGCATTTCACATCCTAAAACAAAagcagaaaaggaaaagaaaaagagagacggAGTCAGAGCCTAAGTAACTAGTTCAATAAAACTgccacacattaaaaaatatatataagactCGGAATTAGTACCATGAAAAATGAGTTGGGTGACTGAACGAGACGCTTAAGCTTGTGCTTCCTTTTTTCGAGCTCCGCCGGAGGGTTCAGCAAATCAATATCGTTCTGAAGAACCTGATCTCCCAAAAAATTTCACGTTtttaacaacaaaaacccatttcaCTAAAACGAAAAACCAAGCTATTCCTATCATCTAgaacataataaaaaacaatattaaagtAAACAGAGAACAAAGTTTTTGGATCTGAAAAGTAtagaaaagcaagaaaaaaaaacaaatgaaggtgtggaagatgatgaagaagaagggTTGAAGTGACTGACCATTTTGGAAGAAGCTTTGAGTAGAGAACTCGAGAAACAGCGGAAAGAGCCGTATTCACAGTATTGCTGCTGCGGATATGGCGAGCAAAGAGCAGAGAGGAGAAACCCTAATAAAGGGTTTGATATATATAAAGCCCAAATGGGTTTCTCTAAGCCGTCCGATTAGTCTCCCTTACATCTTGGCCCTTCACCTTCTTTTTGTATATAAAGTGTTGTCCACCCAAAACGGCGACGTATCTCTTCTGCCTGTCCACCTATAAGtaaccaaacacaacaaaatttaaataaaaaaaaaattgaaattgaaattgttaAATCGACTTTCgacattaatatatttttgtctaaatttgacatatttttattattatggtaTTAGCGGGTaggtgttttatttatttttaaattaggaaaatatttagAATGTGGATCATGAATTATAGAAATTTTGTGATGAATAACCTAGTGTGAGAATAATCTACTCATTGAGATGAATATGATAGTTTCAACACTAATTTAATCTATAAATAGACATTTTAGATTAGTTTCTGTAAGTGCATAATTGTACTTGGACCTAAAAATATGTGTtgggttcaggcccaatgagccttatgcaataagatttgtagagtatggatttgaaatctagggtCGGGATGTTGGAAATTTGATTAGCAGGCTAAAATGCCTCAATCTACACAAATGGTGAACGAATACAACAAAGAGAactcctcagacgtaagccgaggactatttgtgtgtgtgtatatatatatatatatatatatatatatatatatatatatatatatatatatatatatatatatatatatatattttctttctatgtCAAAGTTTACAACTCTtaattcctattttttttctcagtAGAAAGTGTCGATccccttctcttttctctctcgttTCATTATATACTTCCccttcactggttcatccacaTGTCATATAAATCTTCTTCCtggatacttgtcacatccaccaccaccttgaagtcttcaaacagaTAGCAGGGAGGTTGCATCCTACTGTTCAgtggtcatttcctcattaatgcggctagggaggtagatgcagggtctttaatgtggtggtagcagcctttttcttagatatttctcttaGATCCTCGcttctagagggtgcttggatcaccttcctacccatcagtttttccatAAGCTTGCCTTtaacccgtttagcaagtctCGGGGTCATTGCCGGGCCTGTCCGAgaagacattcctcctcgggcaactcctcggacctatacagtgcagactgacttgtgggTCTAGAGACcttaatcaaaaaacaaactaatacatgtcaataaagcccaaaacccaaatgtttattcgggaatttttaccccccacagtttcaaataaaataatttagtttaaGACGTATATTTACTAATATGTCATGGTTTATGATTAATAATTGAAGTTTCcaataattttaaacttaaccctaacaaataaataaatagaccAAATGACTCAAgctgaaagggaaaaaaataataatttattcacCTAGCTCAACCAATGCCATTTCATTTCAAGTTTGATAAGAAAAACTCTTTATAAAGCCCTCTCACTTATAATCCCCCTCTCCTTGTCACAACTTGAGGACTACTATCACAGATATAGCATGTAAGAACATACTTCTTATCGCATACAATGTTCAATTGTTGGatgcatattaaaaaatatgttaaattgTTGGGCTTTTatacgtgtgtgtgtatatatctatataattttAAGTTATGTTAAATTGTTgggctattatatatataaaatttgaatttatattgtGGTGCTCGAAACCAAAATGCTCCCTAATTTTTGGGTTAGGCTctcaatttatttgtttggatgtGTATGGAGTTTCCTACAATGAAAAAACTTCCAAGAGCCAACCCATCAGCCCTAGGTGAAGGTTCTTAAGCCCACTCTCTCTGATTTACCCTTGTTTCCTATGTTTCTTGAGAAGGCCCAAGTAATATTGAACtaaacgctctgtttgtttcgcatcaaaatattgtgtaaaaatagtttttcatattttcaagtgtttggtagcattataaaaaatgaatcaaaggaaaactattttttgtcaacataaaaagtatgacttattattagaaattgtttttcacttttttttttaaacacctCTATCTCACAGTAAGCTAAATAAAGGAagttaaaatattgtttttcaatttatttaaggTTACTACCCAACATAGGAAAAAtggatagttttatagaaaacattttttgaagaatgactaattttctagaaaacattattaccaaaacaaacagagcagaAATCTTCCCTCCCTTTTTGGTCGTTTCTCCCTCTTCTTTTAGGTATCTCTCCCCCAAAAATGCCAATCCCCTTTCTCTCTAGCCCACTTTCCCTTTTATAATGCCCTCCTAATGGAGTCCCAATAATGATGTTTCATCCACTTTGTCATGTGAACCCCACCTCTATTCAAGATTCTTGATCAAGTGAGACATTTTGAGGATTCTCTTGAAACTCGCATCTAAAGGCTAATAAGTTGGGCCCGACTTGATGCTGGATCTCAATCTCATAACCATATGAAGGCTAATGGGTTGGGCCTTAACCTGATGTTGGGTCCCAACCTCCTAACTATACAAAGGCTAATGGACTATGCCCCAACCTAACGCTTGTACATATATCACCTACCATATAATAATTGTTATGCTGTTTATGATCATTATCAATTGAACTAACTGAAACTCACAATACGTGAATTCAAATTTATGCGGTAAAATCAATGCTTTgggataataaaaaaattagattttttgttgtttttgtccAAATGGAGAATAGGAAACCTTGTGAATTTACATTTACATTTTTATCAACCGTCATAGTCTTATCAACTTTCAACCAAATTAGAATCCCAATTTAGAGTTTTGCACTTTCTTGAAATAGCATATCAAAGTCACAATtacatgtactttttttttaccccaTAGCATCTTCCCCAATAAATGGAATATTATTTCATACAATCAACCAACCACGATAAAATTCCCAATCTTCAATTGGGAAATAATTCTACCAATCAAATACATGATAAACCgaaataaaatattcaacaCAAAAGTAAGTATTCAATACTTCGGCCTTCAtggtaaaattcaaacactttttttatCAACCTGTTAGTAAATTAATAACCCAAATTACATAACTCCtggaaaagaagaaacaatGCCTAGGAACTCCTGATGAATGGGAAAACAGTATATGAGCATGCTGCAGAAAGTTTGGGACAGATGAAGTCTTAACatacaaaaattaatcaaattctGCAAGACAGTAATTTTGAATGAATTGAGCCActaaaaagaattacaaaatcgGTTTTTTGGTGAATTGTGTCCCGTATATATCTGTATAACACAACAATATGTGCTAATGCATTCGAAGTTTGAGCCAATGACAAATAAATCTCACCCTTCAAGTTCAAGATACCTGATCCTAGCAACATTATTTGTGTTCTAACTCCAGTAATCGTTTGAATATATTAACTTAAGAGACCTTATTCttgtcatcatcatcttcatatTGGAACAATCCTCACCATTTGTCAACTCTACGGTCAGCGTGTCAAAAGCAAAAACCATTGAATGAAGCTGCATACTGCTTCATTCCAGATTCAGACTCTTTTTCATGCTCTCATAAACCATGTAAGTAATACTTGCGGAAGGAACTACTTTCAGCAGATTCGGGAATATTCCTTTGTAGAATCCCCTCAACCCTTCATGTTGAAAGGTTCTCCTAAATACATCAGCCATCCCCTTATAAGCAGTATCTGCATTAGATTGCCGAGCTTGCATTCTGGAAACCAGTAGCAAAATTAGCCTCATATTAGAgagactaaaataaataaaagttcacTCAAGACTAGATCAACAACCAAGAAAGtgatataattataatttacctCGTCCTGACAACCTGCAATGGATAAACGCATGTTGCTCCAAGAGCCCCTGATATTGTTCCACATCCCAATTGCACAACAGGACCTGGTTCTACTGGAAAGCTAACAAAGTTCAATATACAACATAAAGGCAGGTCTGgaacaaaacacacacaatgGAAGAAAGGTTGATGAGAAGAAGATAGCTATTTAAGATATTAGGAACTTACCACCATCCTGAAGAATATACTTCTTGGACAAATCTTTCAAGGTTTCATATGCAGCAAGATCGATTCCAGCATAAGGGACAATCCCAAGAAGGGATGGAACAATGCCCCTATAGAATGCCCGGGGTCCCTCTTGTACCCATATATCCCTTGACAGTTTTTTAAGACTTGGAACTCTTCCACCTTCAAAAGAACATGTTTGTATTCGAGTTTTTACAAGATCCATTGGATAAATAGAAGCCTGTGCCACAGCACCAGCTAAACCACCAGCAAATAGGCGTCCGCTAGTGCCAATATCAGCCTTATTTTCTTCCCCTTTAAAATCCGCAACAAAACCTTTCAGTAATTCATACATGTAGAACCTGATGGCACTTTCAGGGGCCACCTTCATGACATTTAGCCCATTGCCTCGAAAGAATCCCAAGAAGCCACCTTCTCTCAATATCTCCCGTACAGCTGGCATAATGCGAGCCTGTGTTGTTTGTACTTGCAAAACAACCTTTAGACGATCAAGAGGAGCAGTAGCTGTACGGGATGTCGCTCCTGCTACTCCACCAGCAATAAGATATCTACTTGCATGGATATGCTTACTGATGCCCTCTGGGATTACAGTCTGTTCCCCAATATCAACAAGACATACCCTCTCTAAATACTGATAAATGTTCTCAATGGTTGCCTCATGAGGGTAGAGCAAAAGAAAATCTCTCCATTCTTCAAATGTAATAACCCCATTGTTATCCTTATCAACTCGCTCAACAAAACGTGCAAGTTCTTCATCATCAATTTCAATCCCTACAAAAGAGAGACTGGTGTGGCTTATAGAATGAAAcaacatgttaaaaaaaaactctagccTGACTACAATTTGATTTTAagtgcacaaatataaaaatatatatattaacagaTAAAAAGGATGCTGAAATGATTGTACAAAACAAAATGCAACCAATATGGATTACAGATCTGTCACTCAAGCTTTAAGCATTTAATGTTAGGACCATGAGGGGAGAGGGGGAGGAGAGGAAGGAAATTTATGCAGTTTTCCAGAAGATTTCAGAATATAAAAATGAGTTGGAATGGAAGACAAACATGATACAGCCACTTTGTTCATAATGAATTCAAATAACTGCACGTGTGCACCTATAAAGAAGGTAATTTGTCAGTCATTTGGATATTTTTCTAGGAAAAAGATTCAATAAATTAAAAGCAATCCAGTCCTTGTTATTCACCAAGAAAGGATATTATTACTAACATGAAAATACTTTAATTCCTTATTACACaccaatagttttttttttaataagtacgGACCAATAGGTCTCTACAGTCTACATGTAATCATGAAGAGGAGCAGTTTTCTCGTATTCCATGTGCATTTTTCACTTATCAATACATTTGTACAAAACTATTGTTCAAGGATATGAATGTGTGTTCAAATTATGGTTCCCAAACAAATTTTACCACaattgccaatgagctctagcttaaCTAGCACCTCCTCCTCCCCTTATAAGTTCTAGGTAGaaggtgaggtcatgggttcaagacctaTTGAGTGCAcgtgtaacttaccaatcaatAAATAATTGCTTGAAAGTTAAAGAGGTCTTAATGGAGATGGTGGTTATGCAAACTTGAGACTGCAGAACAGACCTGTAGGCATGCCCCTAAACTGCCTAAAAAGAAGTAGGTGAACTAAATCTCCATTCGCAATGCCCAATAACCCTTATTAAAATGGTAACATTGTTGTATGCATGAACAAAATTACTTCACAAATCAACAGAAGCAGAAAAAGACCATTCGGTAAAAATAATTGGAGCAAGGATTTACCTGCCCTAAAAAGTGCATCCAAGAGCTCTTCGGGCGTAATGCAACCATTATGTTCAACATCAATGGCTTGAAATATAAGGTAAAGCTCGAGCTCCTTATCGTCCATGTACCGCTTAAACTCTTGGTAATCAACACGCCCATCTTTATTGGAGTCGCACACGTTTAACAAATCCTTAGCATACTTATACTCGGCGGGTATTTGGAGAGCAGAAAGGCCAGTCTCAATCAGGGTATAGTCCAAATAGCCAGCATTGGTAGTGTCAAAGAAATTAAAGAGACTTCTGATTCTCATATCCCTCTCTTCCTTAGTCTCTCTCAGTGCCAACAACACATGATCCATCGAAACCGGCCCCGGTTTCTTAACAGGATTGCAGCACTCTTTGATTGGCTTTGTTCCCATTCTACACAACCTAACATAACACACACTTAATCACTCACACACAAAccccccccaaacaaaaatgacCCTTTTGATTTTTATGATTCTTAGACCTTTGTAAATGCACTAACACATCAGATACAGCAGACCCAAATGGATTATGGGTCTAATCACAACCTTAGATTCagctcactttttttttttttttgcagagcACTAAAGATTGAAGTAACTATAAATTCTGAAGGCGATCGAAtctgattatatatatagtatacgatgaaaaataaagagggaaaaaataCTTAAGGTTAGGAGGGTTGTGTGAGTGAAATTCAACACGGAAAAGGACTGGAACAAAAAAGCAAATgtgaaaagaaggaaaagaaatggGTTTACCGTGGAAACGAAGACGAAGAAGATTCAAGGAAGAAATACCCACGTGCGACTCCACTTTGAATTGGTCATTTTCACCGGCTATGGAGGAAATCGCCGGCGagagaatgagaatgagagcgagagagagagagagagattttttctatttttctttgttgctttttttttttttttgggtttttgggaaaaatagtaataataataaaaatgtgattaataataatatatgtgaTCAATCGGACAATGTGAGACAGAAAAGGAAGGGTTGAAGGAGAGGATATATAAATATCAtaatatacttttttctttcttacattttgatttttttttttttatataaatatattttccatttttgaataaaatttgaaatttgcagAAATAAATTTGGTACGCATATTCTTTTTTATGTCCGTAGTAGCGTGAGTTTTGCGTCCACGTTGCAACCCATTAGGTAAAAGATTCGATTAGacttcaaattttaattgcGGGTTGACTAGGACTCCAGTTCATTTTAGGGTTTAGGCCCTGCGTAACAGCCCAGCCCATTGGAATTCTCTCACCTACTTCACCCCAACTGGGAAAATTGATATTAACTTTCATGGTTTAGTTATTAGTATTCGTATTTTCAAATGAGATATTCAAGTTTCAAATCTCACTTTACTTATCTATcgaattattaaataaaataaaagtgaagTTAGGTTTTGGGGGTTTCTATATTGATTTACTACTTGCTCGAAAATACACATATAATTTACTAGATACTTGCATAATGGTTTAAAATGGTCATTTTTAACTTCAAAATGGTTGATTTAGTGGTTTCTACTTTCTAGACCTTGTGTGATCATGAGATCTTGAATTCAAGTCTTATATCCAACACCTTATGTTACACTCTCAAAAGATTCTCCATTGTAAGAGCATTTACATCTATTTGTGTATAATAggaaaaatgtgtaaaatttacatagttttGCTTTAAAATTATCCATGTCAATTCgtgtataattgtgtaaatttacaaatttgctATAGTACTGTATAAATTTACGCTgacactatttattttgtatttagttgtttattttttttctttacgtATCTCGAGGATATAGGAAGAGAGTAGACGATGATTGTTGtgtatgaaaaaagaaaaaaactattttaaaaatcaagaaaatttgatatttttaataaaatgtagtgtaaaatagataatccgATGTGAGGTGTTTagaaaagtatgtaaaaaaaaaaagttcttatcctgaaatagacaaaa
This genomic stretch from Castanea sativa cultivar Marrone di Chiusa Pesio chromosome 1, ASM4071231v1 harbors:
- the LOC142621167 gene encoding small ribosomal subunit protein eS27y-like encodes the protein MVLQNDIDLLNPPAELEKRKHKLKRLVQSPNSFFMDVKCQGCFNITTVFSHSQTVVVCGNCQTVLCQPTGGRARLTEGCSFRKKGD
- the LOC142622406 gene encoding calcium-dependent mitochondrial ATP-magnesium/phosphate carrier protein 2-like isoform X2 encodes the protein MGTKPIKECCNPVKKPGPVSMDHVLLALRETKEERDMRIRSLFNFFDTTNAGYLDYTLIETGLSALQIPAEYKYAKDLLNVCDSNKDGRVDYQEFKRYMDDKELELYLIFQAIDVEHNGCITPEELLDALFRAGIEIDDEELARFVERVDKDNNGVITFEEWRDFLLLYPHEATIENIYQYLERVCLVDIGEQTVIPEGISKHIHASRYLIAGGVAGATSRTATAPLDRLKVVLQVQTTQARIMPAVREILREGGFLGFFRGNGLNVMKVAPESAIRFYMYELLKGFVADFKGEENKADIGTSGRLFAGGLAGAVAQASIYPMDLVKTRIQTCSFEGGRVPSLKKLSRDIWVQEGPRAFYRGIVPSLLGIVPYAGIDLAAYETLKDLSKKYILQDGEPGPVVQLGCGTISGALGATCVYPLQVVRTRMQARQSNADTAYKGMADVFRRTFQHEGLRGFYKGIFPNLLKVVPSASITYMVYESMKKSLNLE
- the LOC142622406 gene encoding calcium-dependent mitochondrial ATP-magnesium/phosphate carrier protein 2-like isoform X1 yields the protein MGTKPIKECCNPVKKPGPVSMDHVLLALRETKEERDMRIRSLFNFFDTTNAGYLDYTLIETGLSALQIPAEYKYAKDLLNVCDSNKDGRVDYQEFKRYMDDKELELYLIFQAIDVEHNGCITPEELLDALFRAGIEIDDEELARFVERVDKDNNGVITFEEWRDFLLLYPHEATIENIYQYLERVCLVDIGEQTVIPEGISKHIHASRYLIAGGVAGATSRTATAPLDRLKVVLQVQTTQARIMPAVREILREGGFLGFFRGNGLNVMKVAPESAIRFYMYELLKGFVADFKGEENKADIGTSGRLFAGGLAGAVAQASIYPMDLVKTRIQTCSFEGGRVPSLKKLSRDIWVQEGPRAFYRGIVPSLLGIVPYAGIDLAAYETLKDLSKKYILQDGVEPGPVVQLGCGTISGALGATCVYPLQVVRTRMQARQSNADTAYKGMADVFRRTFQHEGLRGFYKGIFPNLLKVVPSASITYMVYESMKKSLNLE